Genomic segment of Aerosakkonema funiforme FACHB-1375:
CTTCTAATTCTTTGCCAGAGGCGGCTATTTGTGTGGTTGATGTTGTGACTTGAATGCCGGATCTTTGGACTTGGGTGATGAAGGAACTGAGATTTTTGATCATGTTTCGGAAGGCATTTTGCAGCCTGCCGATTTCATCGTTGCTTTCGGCAGATGGTACGGAAGTGCTGAGATCCCCGGCGGCAATTCGTTCGGCAACAGTTACCACTCCGGCGATCTTGGCTCCCATTGGTTTGGCGATCGTATTGCTGAAGTAAAAGCCGAATAGAACTGCGATCGCTGTTCCGACGAGCATTGCCGTTATTGACCAAAACGTTGTACCGGCAACATCTTTTTGAGCTGTGCTTCTTGCCCCATCCGCCAAGTGTTGGTTGTAATCTAAAAGTTTGAGCAGTTGCGCTGTTCCTTCGTTGAAGGCAGGTCGTTCGACATCGGTTATATACTGGTAAACTTTTCTTTGTGCCTCAGCTGCTGCTTGGGCTCGCGCATATTCTGGCGTGTCTCTTTTACCCGCCAGGAGCAAGTCAACCCGCTCTTGTCCTGGAAATTGGATATCGTATCTTCTAAATTCGTCGTTGAGTTCGATCGCTTGGTCGATCGTCGTCCTCCACTTATCCAAAGATGGCTTTGCAGATCTGTATAAACTATCTTCTTCTGGGTCGCGCTTAAGTTTGTCATAGTTTTCCAGCCCTTCCTTGTAGCGAACGAGCGCATCTTGCAGATTTTTTAATTCTTCTTGTTTTTTCTGCGGAGAGATGGTAGGAACAAATTGTGCTAAAAGCGCTGCATCAGCCGCGCTATGTGCCTCATTCACTTTCCACAAACTGAAGACAGAAGGAAAAGCATTTTCGCCGATAGCATTGATGTGTCCGCTGAGCCTGTAGGTGCCGAACAGACCGATCAGCCCCACAATCAATACAATGCCACCGATAACAAGAAATCCGGAAATGAGTTTTCCTTCTATGCCTTTGTTTTTGGACAAAATCGCATCTTGCACAAACATGGTAATCCCCTTGTGGTTTCAGATCGATTGCTTTGGAAAAAAGTAAAATTTCCCAATTAGGGATGATCGATAGTATATTACAGCGTTCGCATTTAGCCCAAATTTTGAGAATTTTCTAATCTTTTAATGCGTTGTTTTATTAGGGCTGCACCAGCGAAATCGCCGCGATTTTGTTTGAGCAAAGCCAGATGGGTAAGCGCTTCGTAGCAATCTGGTTGCAAGTACAGCGCTTTTTGGAAGTGTTGCTCTGCTTGTCGATCGTCTCCTGTTGCCTGATAAACTTCCCCCAATAATAGGTAAGCTTCGGCACTGGTAGGATTTTTACCTAGAAACGTTTTACCTGCGCTAGCTGCTTCTTCTAATTTTCCCGCATCTGCTAACTTTCGGGCGATTTGAAGCTCCGGTATCGGTGATGGCGGTTGAGATATTGGTGACTGGAGGCTACCGATTTTGGATTTAATTAGTTCCGTTGACAAAGGGTTTGTCTTGGAATTGGCTGGCGATAGCAATCCTTCCCTTGTTTCTCCCACCCTTTGCGTTCGGGAGAAAGCTTGTTTGAGCGAGTCTAGCTGAGGCTGTTCGAGCTTGCCGTCTCGTTGTACAACTTTGGTAGTAAAGGTAGGTTTTGTAAGGAAAGATAGGTTCTGTTTGGGAGCGACTGATGGCAAAGTAAGATTTTTACCGGACTGTTCGGTTTTGCGGTAGGCAAATGTAAACGGTTGACGAACAGAGACAAAACGATCCCCCGGTACTTTTCCACTTTCGGCAGCACCCACAAATATTAAACCGTTCGGTATTAACAGGCAATCTAACCCTTCCATTAACTGAGTAGATGCCAACTCGGATAAATAAATCAACAAATTGCGACAAAATATTACATCATATTTGTTCCCCTTCAAAAAAACAGGTTCTAATAAATTTCCGTGCATAAAATTAACGGTTTGGCGAACCGTCGCACCGATTTGAAATCCTTCTCCGCTTGGCTGAAAGTATCGTTCTTTTTGGGGAAGCTCTCCGCCGCGAAAAGAGTTTTTGCCATAAATACCTTCTGCTGCTTTGTGTAAGGCTTTTTTACTGATGTCAACGGCATCAATGCGAAATTTGTGAGGTAACAGTCCCGCATTCATTAATGCTATCGCTATTGAGTAAGGCTCTTCCCCAG
This window contains:
- a CDS encoding methyl-accepting chemotaxis protein, whose translation is MFVQDAILSKNKGIEGKLISGFLVIGGIVLIVGLIGLFGTYRLSGHINAIGENAFPSVFSLWKVNEAHSAADAALLAQFVPTISPQKKQEELKNLQDALVRYKEGLENYDKLKRDPEEDSLYRSAKPSLDKWRTTIDQAIELNDEFRRYDIQFPGQERVDLLLAGKRDTPEYARAQAAAEAQRKVYQYITDVERPAFNEGTAQLLKLLDYNQHLADGARSTAQKDVAGTTFWSITAMLVGTAIAVLFGFYFSNTIAKPMGAKIAGVVTVAERIAAGDLSTSVPSAESNDEIGRLQNAFRNMIKNLSSFITQVQRSGIQVTTSTTQIAASGKELEATVAEQAASTKEVAATAQEISATSRKLSRTMEQVATLAQSTAVSAGGSQKDLSSMENVMRQLAEATTSISSKLGIMNEKANNINNVVTTITKVADQTNLLSLNAAIEAEKAGEYGAGFAVVAREIRRLADQTAVATLEIEQMVKEMQSAVSTGVMEMDKFNKAVNDSVEKVVTIGEQIALVIQQVQGLTPRFEEVSQSMEEQSQGAQQISEAMEQLTQASQQTSDALRETNSAVSQLDDAAQGLQAEIRRFKVA
- a CDS encoding CheR family methyltransferase, with translation MIQEIEALLAKKIGFEPNIIGSQKIAKAVETRRLYCGLTDSQSYLRKLQTTPQELEELIENIVVPETWFFRDRKPFELLVNYVISEWLPKHKNSTLRLLSAPCSTGEEPYSIAIALMNAGLLPHKFRIDAVDISKKALHKAAEGIYGKNSFRGGELPQKERYFQPSGEGFQIGATVRQTVNFMHGNLLEPVFLKGNKYDVIFCRNLLIYLSELASTQLMEGLDCLLIPNGLIFVGAAESGKVPGDRFVSVRQPFTFAYRKTEQSGKNLTLPSVAPKQNLSFLTKPTFTTKVVQRDGKLEQPQLDSLKQAFSRTQRVGETREGLLSPANSKTNPLSTELIKSKIGSLQSPISQPPSPIPELQIARKLADAGKLEEAASAGKTFLGKNPTSAEAYLLLGEVYQATGDDRQAEQHFQKALYLQPDCYEALTHLALLKQNRGDFAGAALIKQRIKRLENSQNLG